A genomic window from Luteitalea sp. includes:
- a CDS encoding PadR family transcriptional regulator: MAGIDTRALDRELKRGSAELLIPSLLDARPRHGYELAKLIHVRSGGQLTFHIDSLYPLLYRLEERGWIKGTWVERSDERRRRFYKVTPEGRRVLAQHRKTWAAFVEAVQRVTGPEHA, from the coding sequence ATGGCAGGTATCGACACGCGGGCGCTCGACCGCGAGCTGAAGCGGGGATCCGCAGAGCTGCTCATCCCCTCGTTGCTCGACGCGCGGCCGCGCCACGGCTACGAGCTGGCCAAGCTGATCCACGTGCGCTCCGGCGGCCAGCTGACGTTTCACATCGACTCGCTGTATCCCCTGCTGTATCGCCTCGAAGAGCGCGGCTGGATCAAGGGCACGTGGGTCGAGAGGTCCGACGAGCGGCGCCGCCGGTTCTACAAGGTGACGCCTGAGGGGCGGCGCGTCCTGGCGCAGCACCGGAAGACGTGGGCGGCATTCGTGGAGGCGGTGCAACGTGTCACGGGACCCGAACATGCCTGA